A segment of the Candidatus Protochlamydia naegleriophila genome:
CATCCGGACTATCCGTTGCTAAAACAGGTTGTGGACGAATTCCCTCACGGAGCTCCTTAGCTCCCATTAAATAAAAATTGCGCCATGTGGCATTTTCAGACTGGTAGCCCAGCTGTTCTAATGTACTAGCTAATAATTTCTTTCCTTTTTGATTGGCAGGATCGGCAAAAACAACATGGTTGAGCACCTGAGCAGCCCAGCGATAATCTCCCTTATCATAGTCTTTCTGTGCTTTGTCAATCACAGCATCAGAACCGCCCATATATTCCACATACTTCTTGCTGCCTTCTATTTCGGGCAAAACATGCAAAGTGGAAGGATTTCCATTAAACCATCCCAAGTAGAAGTTATACACCGACTTCACATTGTGGTTTAGACTTCCATAGTAGCCACGATTGTACCACTCTTTAGCTAAACTATCAGGCAATTGCATCATTTCGCCAATTTCAGTCATTGTATAGCCCTGATTGGCAAGACGAAGCGTCTGATCATGCATGTACTTATATAGATCTCGCTGCTTTTCCAAGAAATCAATCACATTTTCCTTTCCCCATTTAGGCCAATGATGCTGAGCAAAAACGACTTGCGTCTGATCTCCAAATAGCACAATCGCTTCATTCAAATACTTGGACCATGCTTTCGCATCGCGAACTTTAGCTCCTCGCAAGGTATAGAGATTATGCATGTTATGCGTGGCATCTTCTGCCGCACCGAGTGCCTTGAATTGAGGCAAGAAAAAGAGCATTTCAGCAGGAGCTTCAGACCCTGGAGCCATCAAGAAGACAAATTTAATGCCATCGATTTCCATTTCTTCGCCTGTCTTTTTCACAAAGTCCGTCGGAAGAATCAAGGTCATTCCACCCTGTGATGCAGCAATTCCAAGCCCGACAGATACCTGCCCTTCAGGTCCAGGCTTTAACAGCGCGCCGTACATGTACATGGCTCTTCTTAGCATGACATTTCCTGCCAAGACATTTTCTGAAATAGCCTCTTCTGTAAATCCTTCTGGAGCTATGACCTTTACCTTTCCACTATCAACATCTTCTTGATAAATAACTCCTTTAACTCCTCCAAAATGATCGGCATGGCTATGGCTATAAATGACAGCTTTCACAGGCTTATTTGGGCGATTTTGATAATATAAATCAAGCGCTACTTTAGCCGTTTCCTTGGAAAGCAGTGGGTCGATAATAATGATTCCCGTCTTCCCCTCAATAATAGTCATATTCGACACATCCGCGCCGCGAACTTGATAAATTCCCTCTGTTACTTTAAAAAGCCCAGCTTTATTCAAAAGCCTCATCTGACGCCACAAACTCGGATTGACTGTCGAAGGAGAAAAAGGATCATTGGGGGCTCTGTCCGAATTGACAAAGTGGTAAGATTCCAAGTCCCAAATGACTTCTCCCTTATCATTTTTTATGATCCCATCGTTAGGAATAGGAGCAACAAAGCCGCGAGAGGCATCATTAAAATCGTCTATATTATCGAATGGTAATTGCTTGAGAACTTGACTATTCGATTCAGTCGTGTATTTAGTGGCATCGGCAAAGGCTTGCATGTGAGACAGGACAAGCGTGGCGGGTAAAATAATTTTTAAATTCATGATCAAAAATTCATCTTTTTGTTTAAATAAGCAAAATAAAGAGCCAGAGTCTGTCTGGCTCTTTGTCTAAATGGAAAAATTATCTATTGAACTCTTTGCACCCTAGGAGGCTTCCAGCTTCCGTTTAATACGGCTTCTTTAGGAGCATAAAGACGCATGATTAAATTAAAAGGGCCAGAAGGCGCTGGCAACCAATTAGATTCTCTTTGTTTGCCAGGTGATTTATTTTGAATGAAAATATCTAAGGAGCCATCTGCATTGAATTGCAAATCGCTTCGATCTCCAATTGCATAACGATTAATTGGATTGGCCACAAAAAACTGCTGATCATCGTACATGGTAATAGACCAGAAAGCGCCGACTGGAGGCAATTCTCCCCTATTAAAATGAATGACGTAAAGCGACTGTCCAGTTAAAGGCTTGCCAGAATCATCCACGTTCGTAGCTGGATAAACAGCATCTTGAGGAACATTAGCCCCAAGTCCTCCATAAGCGACACTAGCTCGCAATAGATAATTTGTTCCATACAATCCAATATTTTTGAGAATGACGCCCCAGCCATTTTCATTCGAAGCAAAAGAATGCTTCTCCCATTCCTCTTTAACCTTAGCTTGAGCAATTCTGGCGGACCGGTTGAGCTCCTTAATCTCCTCATTGGATAACTTCTCAACATCAAACTCCTTTCCAGGCTCCAGTCCAATCATAGAGAATTTTTTTACATACTCCTTATCAGCGGATGGAATTGGGGTCTCTTTTAACAATTGCGCAAGCCTTGTAAAAAATGCGACTCCATCCATTTTTAATGTTTGCTGAATCGGAGGTGTACTAACATCGACATCACGCGCGCCCGCAATGCGAGGAGGAACATCATTTGTTCCCCATACACTTAGAGGCGTTAATTTAAACTGCTCTTGCAGTTTATTCACAGCCGCGTAATCGGATGGTCCGTCGGTTTGAATGCGGCCAATGATCCAAATACTATTGGTCGGTGCCTTCACTTGCTGCACTCCACTTGGAAGAGTTCCTTTCCAATCCGGTCCGGTAATGGCAAAATTATTTTTGCCATTACCCGTCGTACGTGTGCCTGGCGAAAAAAAGACATTCGTCCATAAATCGAGCATGGGAAATAAATAGTAACGCTTTCCCATGTCTGGAGTGCTTAAAATTACAGGCTCCTTACTCACATCCAGCCATGCCTGCGTATACAACGTATCCGCATTTGGACTCACAACATCTTTAAAGGAAGGATCTGGAAATGTTTTAAGAGAAAAAAGTAGATTAATTGGCCCCTGACTCTCTGCCACCTTTGACGTCGCTGTCATGACATCTTTCGTAATGTCCATGACAACGAGAGGAAACCCATAAATATACGCCTCCTCAACCACTATTTCTTTATCGGACACAGGTTGATCATGGGCACTAGGAACAGCCGATAGAGGTAAGATAAATCCAATTAAAGCAGCCACAGTCAAAAATGCACATTTCATGTAAAATCCTTTTGTTAATTTTCTCTACTTCTTTTACTCCACGCATTCTACGAGAGTGGAAAAGTCCTCTTTAACATGCATCACATTGGGTAACAGATACTATCTGCTTTCAATGTCCGCTTTTGGAACATACACTCTCATGAGCAAAAAATGGTTCGCTGGCAACCAGTTTGCTCTCGCATTCAAATCCGCAGGCTCTTGAATCGATAAATAAATATGATCAAAGAGCCATCCGAATTAAATTTCCTTTTTCATTCCCTTTTTTCGCACAGATTCAATAGGCAAAAATGCCATCCCAGTTACAAGAGCAGCCAAAATAAGTCTTTAACATACCAAATCTTTTTTTATAAATTCCCTATTTAGCTCCTTTCAAAAATAGTTGTCAAATCCAGGCACCTACAAAATTAAAAATATTTTTATTTACTTACCATCCGACTTTCCCTATAAATTTTTCTTTACGCAATCAAACAGGAGAACACATGCGATCAATATTTACTCTTTCGCTTTTGTATGGATCCTTCTTTAGTGCATCATGGATCACCCAACTTGTACATGCTCAATCCAATCCAGCTAAACAAGAACAGGCCTACCCCCAATCGATCTGGGAAGATGTCTTTTCGAAAAAAAGAGAGTCCCTCGCAGAAAATATGGAACCCGTCCTTGCTCATCCCGAAGATCAACAACAGGCCGCAAATAAGCTCCAAACTCTCGCCGACAAATTTAAGAAAAAGCCCAATATCCTCATTTTCATCATGGATGACGTTGGCTATGGAGATCCAGGATGCTTTGGAGGCGGAGTAGCCATCGGCGCCCCTACGCCGAATATGGATAAATTGTGCCATGAAGGTTTACAGCTCACCTCTACCTATTCCCAACCAAGCTGCTCTCCGACAAGGGCCACGCTTCTAACTGGTCGCTTACCTATGCGCCATGGAATCTTAATTCCGCCCATGTATGGAGCACCTGGTGGATTAGCTGAAGAACAAACAATTGCCAAACTCCTTAGTGAAGCGGGTTACCGCACACAAGGAATTGGTAAATGGCACGTTGGAGAAAATGAAGCTTCGCAGCCGCAAAATGTAGGTTTTGATGATTTTTATGGCTTTTTAAGTGTTTCAGACATGTACACCGAATGGCGCGACCCTGCTCTTGCACCAGAACTCGTCAATAATAAAGAGCGTACCGAAGCCTTAATCAATCCATCTAAAGATAGCCCCTTTAATAAACACCTCGTACATGGAGTAAAAGGGGCTAAATTAGAAAACATTGAAGAACTGACAATTGCCAATATCTCCACCTTCGATCAAAAAATGGCCGACTATGGCGTCAAATTTATTCAAGATAACGCCAAAAAAGAGCAACCCTTCTTCCTCTATTACGGAACAAGAGGTGGACACTTTGATAATTACCCCAATGAATCTGTCAAAGGAAAGTCTCCTGCCAAATACCCTTATAAAGATGTCATGGTCGAAATGGATGCTATCCTAGGCAGGCTCGTCAAAACTCTCGAAGAAACAGGACAGCTTGAAAACACTTTCATTTTCGTTACTTCAGACAATGGCCCCGAAATGGAGTCTTGGCCCGATAGCGGCTATACGCCTTTTAGAGGATCTAAAGGTTCTTCCTTTGAAGGTGGTGTACGCGTACCAGGTATCGCCTATTGGAAAGGTGTCATCCAACCGGGTAGAGTCTCTGATGGTTTATTCGACCTCTCAGATCTTTTCACAACAAGCCTTTCGCTTGCTGGAGCCAAAGAGAAGCTTCCAAAAGATCGCTACATCGATGGTATCGACCAGGTCTCTTTCCTACTTGCCGATCAAGGAAAATCAAACCGCGCTTCCATCTTATACTGGCTGCAAGATCGTTTTTCAGCAGTTAGAATGGGTGAATATAAGATCATGGAAACTGCCACAGTTGGCACCTTAGACACCCCTGACATGGGCGGCTTGACAGGTAAAAATGTCGACTATACCTATGGTCATCTATTTAATCTTTATCTCGATCCTAAAGAATCTCACAATATCATCATTCGCAAAATTCCCTTTGCGGAATATTTGACTCATGAAATCGACAGGCACATGGAGACCTTCAAAAAATATCCTTCCAAAATTCAAGTCAAGGCTCACTCCTCACCTACAAATGACCGCTAATCAAACAGCATTCATAGTCGGCAGGCACTATTCGCCTGCCGAACCTCAAGCCGGGAAATGTTTAACGGCTTGCTATTTGGTTGCATTGATTCTCACAGAGTGTTAAATATTTTTTATCAACTGATAAGTAGGAGGGGGGAGGAATGGCAAGCTTTAAATACAAGCGTTTAGACAAAAATGATGCTGCTGTTTTACTGGTCGACCATCAAAGCGGATTAATCAACATGATCCAGGACTATTCGCCAAGTGAATTCAAAAACAACGTGCTTGCCTTAGCCAATATCGCTAAATTCTTCAATCTCCCAACAATTCTTACTACAAGCTTCGAAAATGGCCCAAATGGCCCTCTCGTTCCTGAATTGAAGGAGATCTTACCCAATGCAGCTTACATTCCGCGTCCTGGACAGATCAACGCCTGGGACAATGAAGATTTTGTCAGAGCTGTCAAGGCAACTGGAAAAAAGCAGCTCATCATCGCAGGTGTTGTGACCGATGTCTGCGTGGCATTTCCTACGCTCTCTGCTATCGAAGATGGATATGACGTTTTTGTCGTCGTTGATGCATCGGGAACTTTCAACCAGGCGGTCCGCGACGCAGCTCTGATGCGCGTGACACATGCTGGAGCGCAATTGATGAATTGGTTTAGCGTTGCATGCGAACTACATCGCGACTGGAGAAACGACATTGAAGGACTTGGAACCCTCCTCGCGAGCCATCTACCTGCCTACCGCAATTTAATTACAAGCTACATCGCTAAAAGCAAGTCTTAAATCCTGAAAAAGAGGCTCGTAAAGAATACAAAAAAACCGGAGACTAGAGGACTGATAAATTCTACTTTCTAAACCCGAGGCCGCTTAAGCACGGGTTTCCCTAAAACATGAGCCTTGCCATTCAAAAACTGCAAATCAGCACAAAACAGTGCCGGCAAGTAATGATACGTTCCCACTCCAATCGGAGAAGAAAGCCCAAGCCTGCAGGCCATCGCACCTATGTGAGCCAATCCCACATCTGTCTCGAAACTGCTACTCAAAACCAAGGTAATGCCTCTTTTAACAGTCCATTCAAGCAAAGGAAGACACCCGCACATTCCTCCTTGCATCGTTGGCTTATAAATGAGGGCCTTGAGAGTAGGCAATGACTCGAGTTGCTCTAGGGAAAGATTTTTCGGAAACGATTCATCTACAGCCAAAGGATGGGGAAAAAGAGCAAGATCATGAGGATTGGAAAATGGCTCCTCAACGTAATCAAAAGTTTCTAAAGGAAACTGCTCAAAAAAGCGAATAGAGTCGGAAGTATTCCAGGCGCGATTAACATCGATTCTCAATTCAAAATGATCTTTTAACAGTTCGATCGCGTCTCTCGCCTCTTCAAAGCTCAACTGACTCACTTTCAGCTTAGCTGAAGTATACCCCTCCATTCGCCTCATTCTTGCCTGATCAAGAATAGAGGGAAGCGATCCCATCAACAAGGCGCATGCTGGTAAAGAGCAGCTTTCTACGGGGGCTAAAAGGGAAAGAAGGGCTGATTCTAAGCCAAACTCAACAGACGGTAAAAGGCCTAACTGGCTTAAGTTTTCAAAACAGTTTAATAGCGTCCAATCCATTTGCAAAAGGGCTTGGTGCTGTCGATCAAGCTGCTTAAAGCACTCATCTAAATTTTCCTTGCTCCAGTTGGGAAGTGGGGCTACTTCTCCCCATCCGCAGTTCGCTTTTTCGTCAATGAGTTGAATCAATGCGCCGGAACGCACTAAACCGTGTGTCAAAATGATTTCGTAAGGATGAAGAGTCATTGACTTAATTTGCATTTCAAAACTCCTCCTGAACCTGTCTGCAATTTAGCTGTCTGAATGAGAGAAATACTAACGCAGAGACAGAGAGTCTGAGATACGCAGAGGGAGTTATAAAGCATTAACTACCCGACTCCATCCATCAATGAGACTTCTCTGTCCAAATTAATCACTAAACCTAATTTAAGATTCGTTCGCAGGTAAGTCAATACTTGCGCTATGGACAACAAGCACATTTTCCGTTGCTTTTACTTCGATGATAACTTTTACGATCTACAAGTATATCAAGACGCATCAGGTCTCGAAATTTACAATTCTTACCGGAATATGACGGAGCCTTAACTCATGTAACAAGGCTTCTTCATATAGACTTTTTAATAGTGCTGGACCACCTAAAGTAGGATGCACATCAATTGCAGCCTCGAGCACTTGTTCTGACAACAAGTTATCAATCACCTCTGAGTCGCCCTGCCTCACTGCCTTTGCGTTAATCAACAGACTTCATTGTAACTCTGGCTATTTTTTCCCTATCATTTGCATAATATGAAAAAAATTAATTAAGCAAGACGTTCAACTCGCAGTTACTTTCTCAGTGCATGAAATTCTTGATATAAGTTGATGCGGTTTTCAGCGCGTTTCAAAGCTCTCTTGGCACGAGCTATATCCACATGCTCTTGCGAGTGCTCTAATCGCGCCTGGGCTCGCTCAAATGCATGCTTAGCTCGACCCAAATCAATTTCTTCGACCGGTTCGATCGCATCGGCAATAATGTTGGCTTTATTGTGGGAAACCTCGAAGAAGCCGCTTGCAATGGCAAAATGGAGTTTTTTTTCATCTTTGTCAATGATCGTCACTTTTCCAGACTGAAGCAAAGCAGTCAAAGGCGCATGATCGACTAATATCTCAAAATAGCCGTCTGCTCCGGGAACATTGACTGAGTAAACGGGCTCTTCAAATACGACTTTTTCAGGTGTCAAGATCGTTAATGTATACATCGTTTGTGTAGCCTTGTTTAAAAATCAGAACGTGCGAGGAAGCCACCCCCCCCGCACCTATTCACTAATTTATGCATTCTAAGCTTTTAACTGCTCAGCTCTTTCAAAGACTTCATCAATCGTTCCAACCATGTAGAAGGCTTGCTCAGGGATGTCATCCATCTCCCCATCGACAATCATCTTAAAACCTTTGATGGTATCGGGCAATTTGACAAATCGTCCCTTCTTACCAGTAAATGTTTCAGCCACAAAGAAGGGCTGGGAAAGGAATTTCTGAACCTTACGGGCACGCGCAACAATTAATTGATCCTCTTCGGATAATTCATCCACGCCTAAGATGGCAATAATATCTTGCAGATCTTTGTAGCGCTGCAGAACCTTTTGCACCTGGCGGGCCACGCCATAATGCTCTTCGCCTAAAATGTGCGGATCCAAAATTCTCGAACTGGAATTCAGTGGATCAACTGCTGGATAAATTCCAAGCTCTGCAATCTGACGAGAAAGCGACGTTGCAGCATCTAAGTGAGGGAAAATGCTGGCAGGAGCCGGATCTGTGTAGTCGTCGGCTGGGACGTAAATGGCTTGCACCGACGTAATTGAACCATGCTTAGTCGATGTAATGCGTTCCTGTAAACTACCAATTTCGGTCGCTAGGTTTGGCTGAT
Coding sequences within it:
- a CDS encoding alkyl/aryl-sulfatase; translation: MNLKIILPATLVLSHMQAFADATKYTTESNSQVLKQLPFDNIDDFNDASRGFVAPIPNDGIIKNDKGEVIWDLESYHFVNSDRAPNDPFSPSTVNPSLWRQMRLLNKAGLFKVTEGIYQVRGADVSNMTIIEGKTGIIIIDPLLSKETAKVALDLYYQNRPNKPVKAVIYSHSHADHFGGVKGVIYQEDVDSGKVKVIAPEGFTEEAISENVLAGNVMLRRAMYMYGALLKPGPEGQVSVGLGIAASQGGMTLILPTDFVKKTGEEMEIDGIKFVFLMAPGSEAPAEMLFFLPQFKALGAAEDATHNMHNLYTLRGAKVRDAKAWSKYLNEAIVLFGDQTQVVFAQHHWPKWGKENVIDFLEKQRDLYKYMHDQTLRLANQGYTMTEIGEMMQLPDSLAKEWYNRGYYGSLNHNVKSVYNFYLGWFNGNPSTLHVLPEIEGSKKYVEYMGGSDAVIDKAQKDYDKGDYRWAAQVLNHVVFADPANQKGKKLLASTLEQLGYQSENATWRNFYLMGAKELREGIRPQPVLATDSPDVVASMPMENFFDYLAVRLNGMKAAEHFMLINFNLTNSNQRYLLEIKNGVLNYFPDKKSDKANLSIAISRSDLNDLIVGKVKKEELLQSKKLIIDGSKEDFKILKSLFDTFNPWFNIVEPQLKSNKE
- a CDS encoding DUF1254 domain-containing protein → MKCAFLTVAALIGFILPLSAVPSAHDQPVSDKEIVVEEAYIYGFPLVVMDITKDVMTATSKVAESQGPINLLFSLKTFPDPSFKDVVSPNADTLYTQAWLDVSKEPVILSTPDMGKRYYLFPMLDLWTNVFFSPGTRTTGNGKNNFAITGPDWKGTLPSGVQQVKAPTNSIWIIGRIQTDGPSDYAAVNKLQEQFKLTPLSVWGTNDVPPRIAGARDVDVSTPPIQQTLKMDGVAFFTRLAQLLKETPIPSADKEYVKKFSMIGLEPGKEFDVEKLSNEEIKELNRSARIAQAKVKEEWEKHSFASNENGWGVILKNIGLYGTNYLLRASVAYGGLGANVPQDAVYPATNVDDSGKPLTGQSLYVIHFNRGELPPVGAFWSITMYDDQQFFVANPINRYAIGDRSDLQFNADGSLDIFIQNKSPGKQRESNWLPAPSGPFNLIMRLYAPKEAVLNGSWKPPRVQRVQ
- a CDS encoding arylsulfatase, whose protein sequence is MRSIFTLSLLYGSFFSASWITQLVHAQSNPAKQEQAYPQSIWEDVFSKKRESLAENMEPVLAHPEDQQQAANKLQTLADKFKKKPNILIFIMDDVGYGDPGCFGGGVAIGAPTPNMDKLCHEGLQLTSTYSQPSCSPTRATLLTGRLPMRHGILIPPMYGAPGGLAEEQTIAKLLSEAGYRTQGIGKWHVGENEASQPQNVGFDDFYGFLSVSDMYTEWRDPALAPELVNNKERTEALINPSKDSPFNKHLVHGVKGAKLENIEELTIANISTFDQKMADYGVKFIQDNAKKEQPFFLYYGTRGGHFDNYPNESVKGKSPAKYPYKDVMVEMDAILGRLVKTLEETGQLENTFIFVTSDNGPEMESWPDSGYTPFRGSKGSSFEGGVRVPGIAYWKGVIQPGRVSDGLFDLSDLFTTSLSLAGAKEKLPKDRYIDGIDQVSFLLADQGKSNRASILYWLQDRFSAVRMGEYKIMETATVGTLDTPDMGGLTGKNVDYTYGHLFNLYLDPKESHNIIIRKIPFAEYLTHEIDRHMETFKKYPSKIQVKAHSSPTNDR
- the ycaC gene encoding isochorismate family cysteine hydrolase YcaC — translated: MASFKYKRLDKNDAAVLLVDHQSGLINMIQDYSPSEFKNNVLALANIAKFFNLPTILTTSFENGPNGPLVPELKEILPNAAYIPRPGQINAWDNEDFVRAVKATGKKQLIIAGVVTDVCVAFPTLSAIEDGYDVFVVVDASGTFNQAVRDAALMRVTHAGAQLMNWFSVACELHRDWRNDIEGLGTLLASHLPAYRNLITSYIAKSKS
- a CDS encoding o-succinylbenzoate synthase, with product MQIKSMTLHPYEIILTHGLVRSGALIQLIDEKANCGWGEVAPLPNWSKENLDECFKQLDRQHQALLQMDWTLLNCFENLSQLGLLPSVEFGLESALLSLLAPVESCSLPACALLMGSLPSILDQARMRRMEGYTSAKLKVSQLSFEEARDAIELLKDHFELRIDVNRAWNTSDSIRFFEQFPLETFDYVEEPFSNPHDLALFPHPLAVDESFPKNLSLEQLESLPTLKALIYKPTMQGGMCGCLPLLEWTVKRGITLVLSSSFETDVGLAHIGAMACRLGLSSPIGVGTYHYLPALFCADLQFLNGKAHVLGKPVLKRPRV
- a CDS encoding GxxExxY protein: MRQGDSEVIDNLLSEQVLEAAIDVHPTLGGPALLKSLYEEALLHELRLRHIPVRIVNFET
- the atpC gene encoding ATP synthase F1 subunit epsilon — encoded protein: MYTLTILTPEKVVFEEPVYSVNVPGADGYFEILVDHAPLTALLQSGKVTIIDKDEKKLHFAIASGFFEVSHNKANIIADAIEPVEEIDLGRAKHAFERAQARLEHSQEHVDIARAKRALKRAENRINLYQEFHALRK